From the Drosophila suzukii chromosome 2 unlocalized genomic scaffold, CBGP_Dsuzu_IsoJpt1.0 scf_2c, whole genome shotgun sequence genome, one window contains:
- the LOC139354345 gene encoding uncharacterized protein, which translates to MAELPVKVGPLPNNTGTYVELRNRIALMSAEWTIISYFDLRLFAQEITAFKKNIEELSTWCLRGGSCPKIIHVLEQEASELYDGQQLFNHHRQRRGALNLVGNLANGLFGVLDSQYAQNMEEVIRKIQAKELHNTHLLKNQTSILDSTINVMRTMMVSEVQELDNTLIFHTKIPLVDEEEYDVYQLTPIPVATQDHIIATETEAKYLSISDHRDRHFALSVEELNQCTKMSKGPMLCNIKQTTLGPAHEQFQCALAAVQSEQNSSCKPERINTTSIWYPLDAPNSWIFATTQEVTLTYVCGDEKYKCIIMES; encoded by the exons ATGGCTGAACTTCCCGTAAAAGTAGGTCCATTACCTAACAATACGGGAACATATGTAGAATTAAGGAATAGAATAGCTCTGATGTCCGCAGAATGGACGATCATATCATATTTTGATCTACGGCTGTTTGCGCAGGAAATCACTGcgtttaagaaaaatattgaaGAATTATCAACCTGGTGCCTACGAGGCGGGTCATGTCCAAAAATAATACATGTGCTCGAACAAGAGGCCAGCGAGCTATACGATGGTCAACAGCTATTCAATCATCATCGACAACGGAGAGGAGCCCTGAATCTGGTAGGAAATCTCGCCAACGGGCTATTTGGAGTTTTAGACTCTCAGTATGCGCAGAATATGGAAGAGGTCATCCGAAAAATCCAAGCTAAGGAACTGCACAACACGCATTTACTCAAGAATCAGACGTCTATTTTAGACAGCACAATAAACGTGATGAGAACGA TGATGGTATCAGAAGTCCAGGAATTGGACAACACCCTCATATTCCATACTAAAATACCATTAGTGGACGAAGAGGAGTACGACGTGTATCAATTGACGCCAATTCCAGTAGCCACCCAAGATCACATAATCGCAACGGAGACAGAGGCCAAATATCTATCGATTAGTGATCATCGAGATCGACACTTCGCACTATCTGTGGAAGAGCTGAACCAATGCACGAAGATGTCAAAGGGACCAATGCTGTGCAATATAAAACAAACGACGTTGGGTCCCGCGCACGAACAGTTCCAATGCGCCCTAGCAGCCGTTCAATCTGAACAAAACTCCAGCTGCAAGCCCGAAAGGATTAACACGACAAGCATATGGTACCCTCTTGATGCTCCAAATTCTTGGATTTTCGCTACAACACAAGAAGTAACATTAACCTATGTGTGCGGGGATGAAAAATACAAGTGCATAATAATGGAATCGTGA